In Cryptococcus decagattii chromosome 1, complete sequence, the sequence AGCGTCTCTAATGACAACTCGTGTCTTCTTTGGTCCCAacacttccttcttcttgcctgtaCCACCCCCATCTCTGACTTCCTTGTTGATCATACCTTCTTCGTcgatctttccttcttgatTATCCACAGGCTGTCTGTTAATTTCGACAGGATTACCAAGACCTCCTGGTATGGTCGCCTCCTTGCCATCATCGTCTCCGGCTTGTTGCTTACCAGTAAAGTCGGATGAAGCCATATGTCGGCGGGGGTTGAGTGGCGGTGTCGAGCTAGCACGGCTGGTTGTGGTCGTAAGGCCAAGCTCCGGTGACCTTGGcacctcctcatcttcaaaaaTACCATTCTCATCTGCCATATCCGAGTCGGATAGTATGTCGAGCTCGTCATCGTCATAATTTTCCTGTGGGCTTGTCAGACTTGCAATGGCAAAATGATCATTACAAGAAGGAACCCCCACATCTTCATTAATGgttctctcttcctccccaaaACCACCATTAAACATTGCCTCAAAGTAATCCCATCGTTCGAGCATTTTCTTAATCGCATATATCTTCTTTGCCGGCGTTCCCCTCCTGGACGGTATTATAAATTCGACATCCGAATACACTAAGAATCATCAGCACAGATCTGAAGGCAAAGGATGAAACCTTACAAGGATCATCCAGCAGAGAGCCGACAGATGAAATCAAATCTTTCGGCACAACTTTTCGCGCCCCACCACCAGCCGTGGTTCCCCCTGCCACTCCTCCATATCCATCTTCCGTCGACCACGCACTAAGTCCGCCGCCGCTTCCGATACCTCTCGTATTGACACCCGCCCCTTGTCCAGGCTGCAGCCCGACACCTAGCCAGAAGCCGGCCGGGGGCTGAGGTTGTGCTTGGATTGTACACACAATCACGAAAGAGTCGGTCGCCAAAACGGATGGATGTAAGAACACGAGATCCCTCTTCGCGAAAGCCTGCCATCCCCAATTCGCAGTCTTCACAGCAAATGTATGGTCGGAAGCGTCCTTTGAGGCGATGGGTTCGGGCTTGGGATTCGCCGCGGTGGAAGCTGGCCTGATTTCAAATTTGAACCACCAAAGACCTTTTCTGGTCCACTGTCCTGCGAGTTTTGAGTTGCGCTCTTGGGAGGTGGGCTGGTTATAGGAGCGCTTCAGAACTAGCTTATCTATTTTCGCTGAGAAAAGCACTCACCACACATGAAAGGTATAGGCTAACATGATCGCCCGCGGTCTGGTTGGAAGCTCCCGAGTTGGCGTAGAATAGAGTCTCCCAAGTCGTATCAACATCTCCAAACACTGCGGATTTAACACATTTCCTGTTGGGGCAATCAGCCGTATCCTTATGACTCATAACCACTCGGGACTTGCGATTTCTGCTCGCCTCGCGTGCTCTCATACATTGACTTCAAACCAGTGATTTTCCATTCTAGACAGACTGAAGTGGTTTCTGAGAATTCTTGAGTAGGGGAGCTTGATGATACATTGCTGGACTGAGGTCCGGGCTGAGCTGTGGAGAAGACCGGATGAGCCCATGGGTCCCTGTTAAGTGGAGAGCAAGAGTGGAGACGACGGAAACAACTTGCCTTGTGCGTGATCGCGCGATGAGTATGGTGGTGGGACAGAAGCCATGGGGTTACTCCGTCTCTATGTATCACTAGAATTCTAATTACTATTACAAGATTAAGATTGACTTTACGAGGAGGGGTTGCCAATAATGATGTGCACCCATTAAGGCCCGTAAGTATAGAAATACGACGTAAGCCGCGACGCACGGACCCAACGAAAACAATCCCGATCATCTCTGCTGGCGTCATAGGTACTTTTGGATTATGTAACGATTCTTTGCTTTGCGCTTAATGTCTCGGTAAGAACTGGAAGCTTGAACAACGCAACGGTCAGCAGCGGCTACATAGAAAATTGATCTCCGAGTCGAACCTTCTAAGATTAACAACTTTGTAGTAGATGACAAGGAGGGTGTATTCCAGTAACCCGACAAGTATTATAGCATAAATGGGCTACATGAAAGCTCTATGACATGATACTCTAAACACCAACCCTACAGTTGTCCAGCGCCATGATCAAGATATCTTCAGCACCGGTCCTCTCCAACTCGTCCATAACCTTGGCAacctccctcctctccaccattgcGCTGACAGCAACCCATCCATTCTCATCCAAGGGACTGACTGTAGGAGCCCTCCTACCGGGGGTGATGGTAAGAGCCTTGCTGAGATTTGCACGTTGAATGTTGTATGAAGCGTAGACGTATCGTTTAGACGCGAGGACACCAGCGAAACGAGATTTGATCAAGGGGATGAAACTGGCAAGAGCGGGGGTGAGGTTGGGGTGGGGGGTAGCGGAGGTGATGAGAACGGCTTCGGAGCTCATGAGAGTGTGAATGGCGTGGAGCCCAGCGGCTCGCATAGTGTCACCTGATTCTGAAACAATAGATTAAGCAGCTGTTCCTTGCAGATATGTGAATCAAACACGCTTACCGACGAGGTCGACGATACCGTCGGCCATACCCAAGGCACAGGCGGCCTCGACACTACCACCGACGTACTCGACGCTggtcttgcccttgccgACCTTGGCATCGACACCGTTAGGTCCATTGAAGAGCTCTCCGGCAAGGACCTCGAAGCTGGTCGCGATTCTGGCACCGGACAAGCCTTCAAGTGTCTGGATAGGACCGGTCACAGGCACCTGGACCTGAAGCTTACACTTGCCGAAACCGAGAGGGAGGAGCTCGGTGATGAGGGGGGCGTGGCTGGATTCGGCGATAACGTCTTGTCCGGTGATACCGAGGGCGACGGAGCCAAGGGCGACAAATCGAGGGATGTCGGCAGCCGGGAGGAACACACTGTGATTCTCAAGTGTTAGCGCACGTGCGGGATGTAGATGGTACGGTGCAAGTCGAATGAATAAATGCTGCGCACAGCAATCACACTAAGCGATAGATGGACAGAGTACGTACAGAGCAATGGGCATGTTTTGCACAAGAGCAACATCCAATCGATGAGCCCTGTTGTACTTGATGTCGGCACCAGCCAACAATTCCAAGCACTTTTCGTGTAATCTACCCTTCTTGGGTATGGCAAAAAGTAATCTGTCCTTGAGAGAGTCTACGAGCAATGACATGGTTGATTCGTAGCCGAAAGAGGATTTGCTGGCGCGACCACCACCGGCGGAAGGCGAAGCTTCACCGCCGGAGggagggaggaggatggtTGAGGATTCGAGAGACTCGGGTTCGGTAAGCTGAGGAGCGGGGTTGGCAGACATTTTTTGTGACTTGTTAACTGGCCGATGTAAAAGTAATATGTAGCCTCGCTGATTTTCAATAAATGCCTGTAGTAGTTTGGAAAATGCAGACTCAAGAGACTTGTAACAGCGAAAAATGGATCATAAGGCACAAATATCGATTCGAAACACATTTTGCTTATCATCGCCAGCGCGTGGCTAACAGCAAAGTTTTGTCCAATAGGCACGCCGGTTTGTCTAGTAGGGAAAACTAGGCACGCGGTGTCAGGGGAGTTGGATTCATTTGTTGTTCTTTTGAGTTTAGACGCCGTTTGGGGCTTGCAATTACTACGTGGGAACTCGAGCATACCATTTAGAACTACAGCGTATATCATTTACAGCTTGGTTATATTCGCTTACGCCACTCCTTTATCCTCCACCTGTCATCCACTCCTGTCTCGCCATAATTTCTTTCCCACTCGTCAGACCCCTGACTCATAACGCCCACATTTACAATCAATTGCTAAAGACCTGGCCGTACTCGATCACTGGAGTGTGGCCATTCACAAGTTCAAAATGTCAAACTCTCTTATCATGAACAAAGGGATAGGGCTTCAGCCTCGTACGTTGACTACATCCTTTGTTTgccaaagaaaaaaaaagaaaaaactAATGGCACCATACAGCGGCTGAAATACCTTGCTCTTGTGACCAGCCTTCAACCTCACGCTCAGAGGCCAAGTCTGAAACGCCTGAATCGTCTTCAACCGACCCCCATTTTTTATCCACGCGTATTGCTCCTGTATCGCCAGCTTCCTCTCGCCCATCGTCTGCTGCGTTTTCACACTCTCCCTGTTCAACACCCCCATCACGCACCGCTTCGCCTGCTGCTGATGGGGAAAGGAATCGTAGGGGTTCAGTAACTTCAAGTTCTTCCAAAGGCAAGGTCGCCTCCAGCGTGAGAAGGCGAAGCTTGTTGGGTATCAATGTCGCTTTGCCTGGAGATGaggtcgaagaagaaggaggaaggagcaAAGAGGCAGACGTCGGAGACGGTGTACCGACAATACCTGAAGATTCCCAATTAAAAACGGATTATGCGCATGACTCTTTAGGGCTTGAAGATCTTGCagatggagatggtgagaaagaaggggatgtggctgatgatgataagCCTGAGCTCACACCGTATCAAGCTTTGTTGGCGACTACCGTTCGATCAATTGTCATACGCGATTTCGCATACCACAAGACGGACGATCGATACCATGGGCGTAATtacgaggaagagaaatggGGCAGCCCCGATGACCCAGAGACACGCTGGGGTAAGGAAAAGCCCgagcaggaggaagagaaagataATAATGCGGGTGGATGGGGAGGGTTAGGCTTCTTCGGATGGAGGTCACGATTTGGGAAACAGAACGAAATAGAAGATCAGAGTGAAGTAAATGAGCAGGTGGATATGGCTGACGGTGATGCCGATGAAGATTACTACTCTTCCCCGCAACTTTCCGAACCCGATACTTTTGGCTATGCCTACAAGATACTACCTCCTCTTTCGCCGTCACTCGAGCCTGCGGGATTATACCGAGCGGCCTATATGTTTGAGGGGATGGGTGCTAGTGAGATGTCTGTAGATGAAGGGGAACTACTGCTGCTCAGTGGTCGGGGGAATGGGAATCCTGGATGGGTTATTGCTAGAAGAATGAGTGttgaggatggaaaggtGCATAGAGGCGAAGCTGTCGGGCTAGTGCCCGAGTCGTATCTCGAACGAGTCCAAGTTCTGGACGCAGAGTAGGCATGGGCGGTGGGGGCCGACTGCCGGCTGTGACTATAATTATGCTCAATGTGGTATAGAGCTGTGCAGGGGACCAGTATCGTGGATCGGTATGCATGGTATGTATAGATAGCGTGATAGTGACTACCTACCTCCACCTCAAGTTGCGCGGCGCGTCTAATTTTATTATCACTCTATTTGAGATGGAGGTGTGCCACACTCGGGATTTGGGTTTCGGCCGAGGGTGGAGGGCCGGGTGGAATGACGCGAATAATCAATCAGTCATCAGCCCGGGGGGTGACTGGGTTACGGGGGCGTAGAAAAGGCCTCATCTTCTCACACTAATACATCTTATTGCCTCTATTATCAATATCTCCCCCTGCTTCACTTAAATAACAAAAAGAATCTCTAATCAAAATGGTCAAGGTACGCATCGCCCCTCTTAATTTCTCCCTGTTAGCCTGAAACGTAGCTTACCGccccttccttccttccttccttccttctcccatccttcct encodes:
- a CDS encoding ATP phosphoribosyltransferase, which translates into the protein MSANPAPQLTEPESLESSTILLPPSGGEASPSAGGGRASKSSFGYESTMSLLVDSLKDRLLFAIPKKGRLHEKCLELLAGADIKYNRAHRLDVALVQNMPIALVFLPAADIPRFVALGSVALGITGQDVIAESSHAPLITELLPLGFGKCKLQVQVPVTGPIQTLEGLSGARIATSFEVLAGELFNGPNGVDAKVGKGKTSVEYVGGSVEAACALGMADGIVDLVESGDTMRAAGLHAIHTLMSSEAVLITSATPHPNLTPALASFIPLIKSRFAGVLASKRYVYASYNIQRANLSKALTITPGRRAPTVSPLDENGWVAVSAMVERREVAKVMDELERTGAEDILIMALDNCRVGV